The following proteins are encoded in a genomic region of Oryctolagus cuniculus chromosome 6, mOryCun1.1, whole genome shotgun sequence:
- the OSGIN2 gene encoding oxidative stress-induced growth inhibitor 2 isoform X2: MPLVEETSLLGDSSVTLPVVIIGNGPSGICLSYMLSGYRPYLSSEAMHPNAILHSKLEEARHLSIVDQDLEYLSEGLEGRSSNPVAVLFDTLLHPDADFGYDYPSVLHWKLEQHHYIPHLVLGKGPPGGAWHNMEGSMLTISFGNWMELPGLKFKDWVSSKRRNLKGDRVMPEEIARYYKHYVKVMGLQKNFRENTYITSVSRLYREQDDNDSQDGDVSTKHLQIEKSKFIKRNWEIRGYQRIADGSHVPFCLFAENVALATGTLDSPAHLEIEGEDFPFVFHSMPEFGAAINKGKLRGKVDPVLIVGSGLTAADAVLCAYNNNIPVIHVFRRRVTDPSLIFKQLPKKLYPEYHKVYHLMCTQSYSVDSNLLSDYTSFPEHHVLSFKSDMKCILQSISGLKKIFKLSAAVVLIGSHPNLSFLKEQGCYLGHNSSQPITCKGNPVEIDAYTYECVKEANLFALGPLVGDNFVRFLKGGALGVTRCLATRQKKKHLFVERGGGDGIS, from the exons gaaatggACCTTCAGGAATATGCCTCTCCTATATGTTGTCAGGCTACAGACCATATTTATCATCAGAAGCAATGCACCCCAATGCAATCTTACATAGTAAATTAGAAGAAGCAAGACATCTTTCCATTGTTGATCAG GACTTAGAATATTTGTCTGAAGGTCTTGAGGGCCGATCATCCAATCCAGTTGCAGTGCTTTTTGACACACTGCTTCATCCAGATGCTGACTTTGGGTATGACTATCCATCCGTTTTGCATTGGAAATTAGAACAGCATCATTATATTCCTCACTTAGTTCTTGGTAAAGGTCCACCTGGTGGGGCTTGGCAT AATATGGAAGGCTCCATGTTGACAATCAGCTTTGGAAATTGGATGGAGCTACCTGGACTTAAATTTAAGGATTGGGTGTCCAGTAAACGAAG GAACCTAAAAGGAGATCGAGTTATGCCAGAGGAAATAGCTCGTTACTATAAACATTATGTAAAAGTCATGGGTCTTCAGAAGAACTTCAGAGAGAATACATATATAACCTCCGTATCAAGACTCTACAGAGAGCAGGATGATAATGATAGTCAAGATGGAGATGTTTCAACAAAGCATTTACAGATAGAGAAGTCAAAATTTATCAAGAGAAACTGGGAAATCAGGGGTTATCAGCGGATAGCAGATGGTTCTCATGTTCCCTTTTGCCTTTTTGCTGAGAACGTAGCTCTAGCAACTGGAACATTGGATTCTCCTGCCCATCTGGAAATTGAAGGGGAagattttccttttgtgtttcaTTCAATGCCTGAATTTGGAGCTGCTATAAACAAAGGAAAGTTGCGTGGCAAAGTAGATCCAGTGTTAATTGTAGGTTCTGGGCTTACTGCAGCTGATGCAGTCCTGTGTGCTTACAATAATAATATCCCTGTGATTCATGTATTCCGTAGACGAGTAACTGATCCAAGCTTAATTTTCAAACAGCTTCCCAAAAAACTCTATCCTGAATATCATAAAGTCTATCATTTGATGTGTACTCAGTCATATTCTGTAGACTCAAATCTTTTGTCTGATTATACAAGTTTTCCTGAGCACCATGTGCTTTCCTTTAAGTCAGATATGAAATGCATTCTTCAAAGCATCTCTggattgaagaaaatatttaagctGTCTGCAGCAGTAGTATTGATAGGTTCTCATCCTAACCTATCCTTTTTAAAGGAACAAGGGTGTTACCTAGGCCATAACTCAAGTCAGCCAATCACATGTAAGGGCAATCCTGTGGAAATAGATGCATATACCTATGAGTGTGTTAAAGAAGCCAACCTTTTTGCGCTGGGTCCCTTGGTTGGAGACaattttgttagatttttaaaGGGAGGGGCACTTGGTGTTACACGCTGTTTAGCTACAAGacagaagaaaaagcatttgtttgttgaacgaggaggaggagatgggataTCTTAA
- the OSGIN2 gene encoding oxidative stress-induced growth inhibitor 2 isoform X3, with protein MLSGYRPYLSSEAMHPNAILHSKLEEARHLSIVDQDLEYLSEGLEGRSSNPVAVLFDTLLHPDADFGYDYPSVLHWKLEQHHYIPHLVLGKGPPGGAWHNMEGSMLTISFGNWMELPGLKFKDWVSSKRRNLKGDRVMPEEIARYYKHYVKVMGLQKNFRENTYITSVSRLYREQDDNDSQDGDVSTKHLQIEKSKFIKRNWEIRGYQRIADGSHVPFCLFAENVALATGTLDSPAHLEIEGEDFPFVFHSMPEFGAAINKGKLRGKVDPVLIVGSGLTAADAVLCAYNNNIPVIHVFRRRVTDPSLIFKQLPKKLYPEYHKVYHLMCTQSYSVDSNLLSDYTSFPEHHVLSFKSDMKCILQSISGLKKIFKLSAAVVLIGSHPNLSFLKEQGCYLGHNSSQPITCKGNPVEIDAYTYECVKEANLFALGPLVGDNFVRFLKGGALGVTRCLATRQKKKHLFVERGGGDGIS; from the exons ATGTTGTCAGGCTACAGACCATATTTATCATCAGAAGCAATGCACCCCAATGCAATCTTACATAGTAAATTAGAAGAAGCAAGACATCTTTCCATTGTTGATCAG GACTTAGAATATTTGTCTGAAGGTCTTGAGGGCCGATCATCCAATCCAGTTGCAGTGCTTTTTGACACACTGCTTCATCCAGATGCTGACTTTGGGTATGACTATCCATCCGTTTTGCATTGGAAATTAGAACAGCATCATTATATTCCTCACTTAGTTCTTGGTAAAGGTCCACCTGGTGGGGCTTGGCAT AATATGGAAGGCTCCATGTTGACAATCAGCTTTGGAAATTGGATGGAGCTACCTGGACTTAAATTTAAGGATTGGGTGTCCAGTAAACGAAG GAACCTAAAAGGAGATCGAGTTATGCCAGAGGAAATAGCTCGTTACTATAAACATTATGTAAAAGTCATGGGTCTTCAGAAGAACTTCAGAGAGAATACATATATAACCTCCGTATCAAGACTCTACAGAGAGCAGGATGATAATGATAGTCAAGATGGAGATGTTTCAACAAAGCATTTACAGATAGAGAAGTCAAAATTTATCAAGAGAAACTGGGAAATCAGGGGTTATCAGCGGATAGCAGATGGTTCTCATGTTCCCTTTTGCCTTTTTGCTGAGAACGTAGCTCTAGCAACTGGAACATTGGATTCTCCTGCCCATCTGGAAATTGAAGGGGAagattttccttttgtgtttcaTTCAATGCCTGAATTTGGAGCTGCTATAAACAAAGGAAAGTTGCGTGGCAAAGTAGATCCAGTGTTAATTGTAGGTTCTGGGCTTACTGCAGCTGATGCAGTCCTGTGTGCTTACAATAATAATATCCCTGTGATTCATGTATTCCGTAGACGAGTAACTGATCCAAGCTTAATTTTCAAACAGCTTCCCAAAAAACTCTATCCTGAATATCATAAAGTCTATCATTTGATGTGTACTCAGTCATATTCTGTAGACTCAAATCTTTTGTCTGATTATACAAGTTTTCCTGAGCACCATGTGCTTTCCTTTAAGTCAGATATGAAATGCATTCTTCAAAGCATCTCTggattgaagaaaatatttaagctGTCTGCAGCAGTAGTATTGATAGGTTCTCATCCTAACCTATCCTTTTTAAAGGAACAAGGGTGTTACCTAGGCCATAACTCAAGTCAGCCAATCACATGTAAGGGCAATCCTGTGGAAATAGATGCATATACCTATGAGTGTGTTAAAGAAGCCAACCTTTTTGCGCTGGGTCCCTTGGTTGGAGACaattttgttagatttttaaaGGGAGGGGCACTTGGTGTTACACGCTGTTTAGCTACAAGacagaagaaaaagcatttgtttgttgaacgaggaggaggagatgggataTCTTAA